DNA sequence from the Sinorhizobium alkalisoli genome:
CGATGCGGCACTTGCGCCTATCCTCCAGAAGAGACGCGGTACCAAGGCCGGCAAACTCATCTATGGCGACACCGGCGCGCCGACGCGCGGCGTTGCGACGTCGGCAGACGAACAGGCGAGCCTTGTCTTGAGCGACGAGGAGATCTTGACGCTCGCGCGCTGGGCGTTGGCGATCGAGGAGCATTATGGCTGCCCAATGGATATCGAATGGGCAAAGGACGGCGGTAACAACCGAATATACATCGTGCAGGCGCGGCCAGAAACGGTGCAGGCGAGAGCCGCCGCCGGACTGCTCCCGACCTACCATCTCGGCAAGAAGGGACGCCTTCTGGCAAAGGGACTGGCGATCGGCAATGCCATTGCGGCAGGGCCTGTGTGCCTGATCGACCGCCCGGAAGACATCGGCAAGTTCGTCGATGGCGCCATACTGGTGACCACGACCACGGATCCCGATTGGGTGCCGGTCATGAAGCGCGCTTCGGCTATCGTCACCGATCATGGAGGCCGCACCTCCCATGCGGCAATCGTCAGCCGCGAGCTCGGCGTCCCGGCAATCGTCGGGTCGGGAAATGCGATGGAGGCATTGCGCTCCGGTGTCGTCGTGACGGTTTCCTGCGCGGAGGGTGACGAGGGCTTCATCTATGAGGGACGTGCCGAGTTCAAGGCGGAGACGATCAGTCTCGCGGACATTCCTGAGACGCGAACCAAGGTGATGCTGAACCTTGCCGATCCCCAATCCGCCTCCCGCTGGTGGAGGCTCCCGGCCGACGGGATCGGTTTGGCACGAATGGAGTTCGTGATCAGCAATGCGATCCAGATCCACCCGATGGCGCTCGTGCACTTCGACCGCCTCAAAGACCGACAGGCGCGGGAGAGGATTACCGCTTTGACAGCGGGCTATCCGGAGAGGACCGACTATTTCGTCGACCAACTCGCACAAGGGCTCGCACGGCTCGCCGCTGTCGCCTACCCGCATCCGATTATCGTCCGTATGAGCGATTTCAAGACCAACGAATATGCCGGCCTATGCGGTGGGGCGGAGTTCGAGCCGCAGGAAGAAAATCCGATGATCGGCTTTCGCGGCGCATCGCGCTACTACTCGCCGAAATACCGCGACGGCTTCGCGCTCGAGTGCCGGGCGATCAAGCGGCTGCGCGAGACGATGGGTTTCCGAAACGTCGTCGTCATGATCCCGTTCTGTCGCTCGGTGGCCGAGGCGGAAAAGGTGCTTGCCGTCATGGCTGAAAACGGGCTCGTGCGGGGCGCCGACGGCCTGGAGGTCTATGTCATGTGCGAGATACCCTCCAATGTCGTGTTGGCGAGCGCCTTCGCAAGGTCTTTCGACGGCTTTTCGATCGGCTCCAACGATCTGACGCAACTGACGCTGGGGGTCGATCGCGACTCCGCAGATCTCGCCCCCTCCTTCAATGAGCAGGATGAGGCGGTGAAATGGATGATTGCCAAGGTCATCACCGAGGCCAGACAGGCCGGGGCGAAGATCGGTCTGTGCGGTCAGGCGCCGAGCGACCACCCCGACTTCGCGGCTTTCCTGGTCGAATGCGGCATCGACTCCGTGTCCGTCACGCCCGACAGCTTCGTCGCGGTGAAGGTGGCCGTGGCAGCGGCGGAGAAGGCGAGGAAGACAGCGGGCGGGTAACGCCCATCCGGCAAAAGCCAGCATGACAACGTCGACGCCCGTGCCGAGTCGGCGTAGCCTATTTCCTTTGAAGGCTGTTGGAGCAAGGACTACACCTGCATTGCGGCCTCGGACAAGCCTTCCTTCGGCGCTTCGGGGATTTCTGTCATCGTTGCCTCGGTCAGCAACAGCACGCTCGCAACGGAAACGGCGTTTTCGAGCGCAACGCGGATGACCTTCGTGGGATCGATGATACCCGCGGAGACCAGGTCGACATAGACTTTCCGACTCGCGTCAAAACCGAAATTGCCTTTTCCCTCCAGCATCTTGGCGACCACTACACCACCGTCGGTCGACGAGTTTTCGGCGATCTGCCGGGCTGGCAGCTCCAGCGCCCGCCTGAGGATCTGGACGCCTGTGCGCTCGTCTCCCTCGCAGGCCTCTTCTTCTTCCTCGACAGCCTGGATGCAGCGTAGCAGGGCAAGTCCCCCACCGGGCAGAATGCCTTCGGCCACGGCGGCCTTGGTCGCGCTGATCGCATCGTCGAGCGCCTCCTTCTTCGACTTCAGCTCCGCTTCGGTCGCAGCCCCCACCTTGATCACGGCAACGCCGCCTGAAAGCTTGGCCAGTCGCTCTTCGAGCTTCTCGCGATCGTAGCTGCTGGTCGTCGTCACTATTTCTCGCCGTATTTGCTCGGTGCGCGCACTGATCGCCTTCTTGTCTCCGGCCCCGCCGATGATCGTCGTAGTCTCTTTCGTGACGACGACTCGCTCGGCGCGGCCGAGCTGCTCGAAAGCGACGGTTTCGAGAGTTATGCCCAGCTCCTCGGAGATGAGCTGACCGCCCGTGAGAATGGCGATGTCCTGCAGCAGCGCCTTGCGGCGGTCTCCGAAGCCCGGCGCCTTGACCGCGCAATTCCTGAGCGTTCCGCGCATCTGGTTGACGATGAGCGTCGCCAGCGCTTCCGTCTCGACATCTTCGGCGATGATCAGCAGCGGTGT
Encoded proteins:
- the ppsA gene encoding phosphoenolpyruvate synthase; the encoded protein is MGAAIIWFENVQRHDVAKVGGKNASLGEMITALSSRGIEVPTGFATTAEAYWRFIDANGLREPIVAWLQDWESGKASLAETGAAIRKAIVGGRWPIDIEKEIIAAYRELSRKLDFGDASVAVRSSATAEDLPTASFAGQQESFLNVVGEEALMDGCRRCFASLFTDRAISYRKTNGFDHMKVALSVGVQQMVRSDLGGAGVMFSIETETGFDKVVLINAAWGLGEYVVKGVVDPDEYRVFKPLLTDAALAPILQKRRGTKAGKLIYGDTGAPTRGVATSADEQASLVLSDEEILTLARWALAIEEHYGCPMDIEWAKDGGNNRIYIVQARPETVQARAAAGLLPTYHLGKKGRLLAKGLAIGNAIAAGPVCLIDRPEDIGKFVDGAILVTTTTDPDWVPVMKRASAIVTDHGGRTSHAAIVSRELGVPAIVGSGNAMEALRSGVVVTVSCAEGDEGFIYEGRAEFKAETISLADIPETRTKVMLNLADPQSASRWWRLPADGIGLARMEFVISNAIQIHPMALVHFDRLKDRQARERITALTAGYPERTDYFVDQLAQGLARLAAVAYPHPIIVRMSDFKTNEYAGLCGGAEFEPQEENPMIGFRGASRYYSPKYRDGFALECRAIKRLRETMGFRNVVVMIPFCRSVAEAEKVLAVMAENGLVRGADGLEVYVMCEIPSNVVLASAFARSFDGFSIGSNDLTQLTLGVDRDSADLAPSFNEQDEAVKWMIAKVITEARQAGAKIGLCGQAPSDHPDFAAFLVECGIDSVSVTPDSFVAVKVAVAAAEKARKTAGG
- the groL gene encoding chaperonin GroEL (60 kDa chaperone family; promotes refolding of misfolded polypeptides especially under stressful conditions; forms two stacked rings of heptamers to form a barrel-shaped 14mer; ends can be capped by GroES; misfolded proteins enter the barrel where they are refolded when GroES binds), whose product is MAHKQVLFHSAAREKILRGTTQLADAVRVTLGPRSKAVLIERKWGTPIVCNDGVTIAKEFDLKDPEENLGARMLRQAAEKTGEIVGDGTTTSTILAQAIFADGLRNVVAGASAIDIKHGLDRALKRAIAELKKNSRPVSEKREKEQVATISAHNDTQIGALIGEALEKVGDEGVISVEESKSTETVLEVVEGMQFDRGYISPYFVTDAERMEVVLEGAAVLLFDRKINSLKDCVQLLEAVAKSGTPLLIIAEDVETEALATLIVNQMRGTLRNCAVKAPGFGDRRKALLQDIAILTGGQLISEELGITLETVAFEQLGRAERVVVTKETTTIIGGAGDKKAISARTEQIRREIVTTTSSYDREKLEERLAKLSGGVAVIKVGAATEAELKSKKEALDDAISATKAAVAEGILPGGGLALLRCIQAVEEEEEACEGDERTGVQILRRALELPARQIAENSSTDGGVVVAKMLEGKGNFGFDASRKVYVDLVSAGIIDPTKVIRVALENAVSVASVLLLTEATMTEIPEAPKEGLSEAAMQV